One window from the genome of Fulvivirga lutea encodes:
- the gcvP gene encoding aminomethyl-transferring glycine dehydrogenase: MKLDINYRERFDTRHNGPDENQVNQMLEFIKADSLEDLIDQTIPKAIQLEKTMDLPSAKSEYQFLSDFKVLASKNKIFKSYIGTGYYDTITPPVILRNILENPGWYTAYTPYQAEIAQGRLEALINFQTTIIELTGMEIANASLLDEGTAAAEAMTMLMGLRKGNKKNSSKFFVDKNVFPQTLDLLKTRAIPVGIDLVIDDLSKLDLTDESLYGIYIQYPNNDGEVIDHSDLIASAKENDVFVSVGTDLLSLVLLKSPGKMGADVVVGSSQRFGVPMGFGGPHAAFFATKEDYKRQIPGRIIGASIDAQGNNAYRMALQTREQHIRREKATSNICTAQVLLAVISGMYAVYHGPEGLKKIAQRTHGLTKLLAKGIKEAGFEQVNTHYFDTLKVKVSDIDGIKAKSEEKGMNFRYFGDGHIGISLDETTRIEDIVEIVSVFDPKTTFDIQSEADNISLDWPKGLLRESKFLEHQVFNKFHSEHEMLRYIKRLENKDLSLVHSMISLGSCTMKLNATTEMMPVTWPEFGKMHPFAPSSQTKGYQELFTDLEAWLCEITGFDAVSLQPNSGAQGEYAGLMVIRAYHESRGESHRNVTLIPSSAHGTNPASAVMAGMKVVIVKCDEQGNIDVDDLRAKAEANKDNLSALMVTYPSTHGVFEESIKEICQIIHDFGGQVYMDGANMNAQVGLTSPANIGADVCHLNLHKTFCIPHGGGGPGMGPIGVASQLKPFLPSNPVVKTGGDQAITAISAAPYGSASILTISYAYIAMMGRNGLTKATQIAILNANYIKEKLTGHYDVLYTGKNGRAAHEMIIDCREFKKAGVEVEDIAKRLMDYGFHAPTVSFPVAGTMMIEPTESETMEELDRFCEALIEIRKEISEIESGVADKENNVLKNAPHTAAVITATEWDKPYSREKAAYPLAYVRESKFWPSVGRIDSAYGDRNLMCSCLPLEEYNEDAQAIEV; the protein is encoded by the coding sequence ATGAAATTAGATATTAACTACCGAGAAAGATTTGATACCCGCCACAACGGGCCTGATGAAAATCAGGTAAATCAAATGCTTGAGTTCATTAAAGCTGATTCATTAGAAGACTTAATAGATCAGACTATTCCTAAGGCAATCCAGTTGGAAAAGACAATGGATTTACCTTCAGCAAAGAGCGAATACCAATTCTTGAGTGACTTTAAAGTATTGGCTTCAAAAAATAAAATATTTAAATCATATATAGGCACTGGCTATTATGATACCATAACGCCACCAGTAATTTTGAGAAATATTCTTGAAAACCCGGGGTGGTATACAGCCTACACTCCTTACCAGGCAGAAATCGCGCAAGGCAGACTTGAAGCGCTAATTAATTTCCAAACTACAATTATTGAATTGACCGGAATGGAAATAGCCAATGCCTCTCTTCTTGACGAAGGAACAGCGGCAGCAGAAGCAATGACGATGTTAATGGGTCTTAGGAAGGGGAATAAGAAAAATTCGAGTAAGTTTTTTGTAGATAAAAACGTATTCCCTCAAACACTTGATTTGCTTAAAACCCGAGCAATTCCCGTAGGGATAGATTTAGTAATTGATGATTTGTCTAAATTGGATTTAACGGATGAATCACTTTATGGCATTTATATTCAGTACCCAAATAACGATGGCGAAGTAATAGATCATTCTGATTTAATTGCATCGGCAAAAGAGAATGATGTTTTTGTTTCCGTTGGAACTGATTTACTTAGCCTAGTGCTACTAAAATCTCCTGGTAAAATGGGAGCTGATGTAGTAGTTGGATCAAGCCAAAGATTTGGTGTGCCGATGGGTTTTGGTGGACCTCACGCAGCTTTTTTTGCGACAAAAGAAGATTATAAAAGACAAATTCCTGGTAGAATCATTGGAGCTTCAATCGATGCACAAGGCAACAATGCTTATAGAATGGCACTTCAAACAAGAGAGCAGCATATCCGTAGAGAAAAGGCTACCTCCAATATTTGTACAGCTCAGGTTCTGTTAGCGGTAATCTCCGGCATGTATGCCGTATATCATGGGCCCGAAGGTCTTAAAAAAATAGCTCAACGAACGCATGGCTTAACAAAACTACTTGCGAAAGGCATTAAAGAAGCTGGCTTTGAGCAGGTTAACACACATTATTTTGATACACTAAAAGTTAAAGTATCAGATATAGATGGCATCAAAGCTAAATCTGAGGAAAAAGGAATGAATTTCAGGTATTTCGGTGATGGTCATATCGGTATTTCATTGGATGAAACAACCAGAATTGAAGACATCGTAGAAATTGTTTCTGTATTTGATCCAAAAACTACATTTGACATTCAATCTGAAGCAGATAACATTTCTTTAGACTGGCCAAAAGGTCTCCTCAGAGAATCTAAATTTCTTGAGCATCAAGTATTCAATAAATTTCACTCTGAGCATGAAATGCTTAGATACATAAAAAGGTTAGAAAACAAAGATTTGTCTCTGGTACACAGTATGATTTCATTGGGTTCGTGTACAATGAAATTGAATGCAACCACTGAAATGATGCCGGTTACATGGCCGGAGTTTGGTAAAATGCACCCATTCGCACCTTCATCGCAAACAAAAGGATATCAGGAATTATTCACTGATTTGGAAGCATGGCTATGTGAAATTACAGGGTTTGATGCTGTATCACTTCAGCCAAATAGTGGAGCACAGGGCGAATACGCAGGTTTAATGGTGATCAGAGCCTATCATGAAAGTAGAGGTGAAAGTCATAGAAATGTAACTTTAATTCCATCTTCTGCACATGGAACCAATCCAGCGAGTGCAGTGATGGCAGGGATGAAAGTAGTGATCGTGAAATGCGATGAACAAGGAAATATTGATGTGGATGATTTAAGGGCTAAAGCTGAAGCGAATAAAGATAATTTATCTGCTTTAATGGTTACATACCCATCAACGCACGGAGTTTTTGAAGAAAGTATCAAGGAAATTTGCCAGATAATCCATGATTTTGGTGGTCAGGTGTATATGGATGGCGCAAACATGAATGCTCAGGTAGGCTTAACCAGTCCTGCTAATATCGGGGCAGATGTATGTCATCTTAATCTGCACAAAACATTTTGTATCCCTCACGGTGGTGGAGGCCCTGGAATGGGTCCTATTGGAGTGGCCAGTCAGTTAAAGCCATTCTTACCTAGTAATCCTGTTGTAAAAACAGGTGGTGATCAGGCTATTACTGCTATTTCTGCAGCCCCTTATGGTAGTGCTAGTATTCTTACAATCTCTTATGCGTATATCGCGATGATGGGTAGGAATGGTCTTACCAAAGCAACACAGATTGCTATACTCAATGCGAATTACATCAAAGAGAAACTTACAGGACATTACGATGTATTGTATACTGGTAAAAATGGTAGAGCAGCACATGAAATGATTATCGATTGTCGTGAGTTTAAAAAAGCTGGAGTGGAGGTTGAAGATATCGCTAAGAGATTAATGGATTATGGGTTCCATGCACCAACGGTTTCTTTCCCTGTTGCTGGTACTATGATGATTGAGCCAACAGAAAGTGAAACAATGGAAGAATTAGATCGTTTCTGTGAGGCACTTATCGAAATTAGAAAAGAGATTAGTGAGATAGAATCTGGTGTGGCTGACAAAGAGAATAATGTGTTGAAAAATGCACCCCACACAGCCGCAGTCATTACAGCAACTGAATGGGATAAACCGTATTCTAGAGAAAAAGCCGCCTATCCGTTGGCTTATGTTAGAGAATCTAAATTCTGGCCTTCAGTGGGTAGAATAGATAGCGCATATGGAGATAGAAATTTAATGTGCAGTTGCTTGCCACTTGAGGAATATAACGAAGATGCTCAGGCAATAGAAGTATGA
- the lipA gene encoding lipoyl synthase, with amino-acid sequence MIELPVVSKEEKKSKIRKPDWLRVKLPVGEEYAKVRKLVDNYKLHTICESGNCPNMGECWGAGTATFMILGNVCTRSCTFCAVATGRPPEYDEEEPKRVAEAIKLMGVKHAVITSVNRDELKDRGAEIWYQTVIETKKLSPETTIETLIPDVKGNWDALYRMIEGGQEVVSHNVETVESLYRRVRPQAKYARSLEQIKLTKEAGKRTKSGIMLGVGEKPEEVHKAMDDLVANGLDILTLGQYLQPTKMHLEVAEFIHPDQFDAYREEGLKRGLKYVESGPLVRSSYHAERHVNVPI; translated from the coding sequence ATGATAGAACTTCCTGTAGTTTCAAAAGAAGAAAAGAAAAGTAAAATCAGAAAACCAGATTGGCTGAGAGTTAAACTCCCTGTTGGGGAAGAATATGCTAAGGTTAGAAAACTGGTTGACAACTATAAATTACATACCATTTGTGAAAGCGGTAATTGCCCAAACATGGGCGAATGCTGGGGAGCCGGTACGGCCACTTTTATGATATTAGGGAATGTTTGTACCCGAAGCTGTACTTTCTGTGCGGTAGCGACAGGCCGCCCACCAGAATATGACGAGGAAGAGCCTAAACGTGTTGCCGAGGCTATTAAACTCATGGGCGTGAAGCATGCCGTAATTACCTCGGTTAATAGAGATGAATTAAAAGACAGAGGTGCAGAAATTTGGTATCAAACGGTAATTGAAACCAAGAAACTTTCACCTGAAACAACCATAGAAACATTAATTCCCGATGTAAAGGGTAATTGGGACGCCTTGTATAGGATGATTGAGGGTGGTCAGGAAGTAGTTTCTCATAATGTGGAAACGGTTGAAAGTTTATACAGAAGGGTTAGGCCACAGGCTAAATATGCCAGAAGCCTTGAGCAAATAAAGCTTACCAAAGAAGCAGGTAAGCGTACTAAGTCAGGTATTATGTTAGGGGTAGGTGAAAAGCCTGAAGAAGTACATAAGGCAATGGATGACCTGGTTGCAAACGGACTGGACATTTTAACTTTAGGCCAATATTTACAACCAACTAAAATGCATTTAGAGGTTGCTGAGTTTATTCACCCTGATCAGTTTGATGCGTACAGAGAAGAGGGATTGAAAAGAGGATTAAAATATGTTGAATCAGGTCCTTTGGTAAGATCATCTTACCATGCAGAAAGACACGTAAATGTTCCTATTTAA
- a CDS encoding OsmC family protein → MAQMKVSYLGSLRTEGTHIKSGNKIITDAPTDNNGKGEAYSPTDLLCSSLCSCMMTLMGIYANKESVSLEGLSADITKVMAANPRKVKEVIINFTIPELKASKEQIEGLKHAALTCPVSLSLSEELKQTISFNF, encoded by the coding sequence ATGGCACAAATGAAAGTAAGTTACCTTGGTTCTTTGCGAACGGAGGGCACACATATCAAGTCAGGAAATAAAATAATTACTGATGCCCCAACTGACAATAATGGCAAGGGTGAAGCTTATTCGCCCACTGATTTACTATGTTCTTCACTTTGCTCTTGCATGATGACCCTGATGGGGATTTATGCTAACAAAGAATCAGTAAGTTTAGAAGGTTTAAGTGCCGATATCACCAAAGTGATGGCTGCCAACCCTAGAAAAGTGAAAGAAGTAATAATCAACTTTACAATACCTGAATTAAAAGCATCAAAGGAACAAATCGAAGGTCTTAAACATGCTGCTCTTACCTGCCCTGTATCACTAAGTCTTTCTGAAGAGCTAAAGCAAACAATAAGCTTTAATTTTTAA
- the ytxJ gene encoding bacillithiol system redox-active protein YtxJ, with protein MNWNHLTSEDQLKAAINESEETPVLIFKHSTRCSISSMALNRLERSWSESEGIKPYYLDLIQFRSLSNQIASQLNVEHQSPQAILIKNKAVVHHSSHMGISYSDISKSVIA; from the coding sequence ATGAATTGGAATCATTTAACATCTGAGGATCAACTAAAGGCAGCAATTAATGAATCTGAAGAAACACCCGTTTTAATATTTAAACATAGTACAAGGTGTTCCATTAGTAGCATGGCCTTAAATAGACTGGAGCGATCATGGAGCGAATCGGAGGGTATTAAACCCTACTATTTAGATTTAATTCAGTTTCGGTCACTATCAAATCAAATTGCAAGCCAATTAAATGTTGAGCATCAATCTCCACAAGCTATTTTAATAAAAAATAAAGCAGTGGTGCATCATAGCTCCCATATGGGTATTTCTTATTCCGACATCTCAAAATCTGTAATAGCTTAA
- a CDS encoding alpha-ketoacid dehydrogenase subunit alpha/beta yields the protein MNFDRKKYSNKLLMDLYEGLLRPRMIEEKMLILLRQGKISKWFSGIGQEAISVGATKALKDEEYILPMHRNLGVFTSRNVPYDRLFAQFQGKIHGFTKGRDRSFHFGTNDYNIVGMISHLGPQLAVADGIALANQLGKESKATLVFTGDGGASEGDFHEALNVAAVWNLPVIFVVENNGYGLSTPSSEQFKFKNFIDKGPGYGIEAVKIDGNNVLEVYDTIDRLSKKLRKNGGGPVLVEAMTFRMRGHEEASGTKYVPKELMDHWAKKDPLENYERYLLKEKVLTKKDIEKLRAGIQQDIDTGLDKAYSEELPVASTELEITDMYYPFEQKVVEESGNFSEKRYVDAISDGLKQSLEKYPELVIMGQDVADYGGVFKITEGFVDKFGRERIRNTPLCESAIIGIGLGMSIKKRKSLVEMQFADFVTCGFNQIVNNLAKSHYRWQQNADVVVRMPTGAGVAAGPFHSQSNEAWFFHTPGLKVVYPSNPKDAKGLLCAAIEDPNPVIYFEHKMLYRSLTDEVCDDYYTTEIGKANLVQEGSDISIITYGMGVHWAKEIMGNNPEISADILDLRSLLPWDKDAVRKTVEKTGRVLILHEDCLTGGIGGEISAWIGEHCFNYLDAPILREASLDTAVPFSPPLEQNFLPKGRLAQKIKDLVEF from the coding sequence ATGAATTTCGATAGGAAGAAATACTCCAACAAACTGCTCATGGACCTCTATGAAGGTCTTTTGCGGCCAAGAATGATTGAGGAGAAAATGCTGATTCTTTTAAGACAAGGAAAAATTAGCAAGTGGTTTTCTGGAATAGGGCAAGAGGCGATTTCTGTGGGCGCCACAAAAGCTTTAAAGGATGAGGAATATATACTTCCAATGCATAGGAATTTAGGGGTTTTTACTTCCAGAAATGTGCCTTACGATAGATTATTCGCTCAATTTCAAGGTAAAATTCATGGATTTACAAAAGGGAGAGATCGTTCTTTTCACTTCGGCACGAATGACTATAATATCGTAGGCATGATTTCGCATTTGGGACCTCAGCTGGCTGTAGCCGATGGTATAGCATTAGCAAATCAACTTGGGAAGGAGTCTAAAGCTACATTGGTGTTTACAGGAGATGGTGGTGCAAGTGAAGGAGACTTTCATGAAGCATTAAACGTGGCGGCTGTGTGGAATTTGCCAGTAATCTTTGTTGTAGAAAATAACGGTTACGGCCTTTCCACGCCTAGTTCTGAGCAATTCAAATTCAAAAACTTCATAGATAAAGGACCTGGATACGGTATTGAAGCTGTTAAAATTGATGGTAACAACGTACTGGAAGTGTATGACACAATTGACAGGCTTTCAAAAAAATTAAGAAAAAATGGCGGTGGGCCGGTACTTGTTGAAGCCATGACTTTTAGAATGCGCGGCCATGAAGAAGCTTCCGGCACTAAATACGTTCCTAAAGAATTAATGGATCATTGGGCAAAGAAAGATCCTTTGGAAAATTATGAGCGATATCTTTTGAAGGAGAAGGTTCTTACAAAGAAAGATATTGAAAAACTAAGAGCAGGTATTCAGCAAGACATTGATACAGGATTAGATAAGGCTTATTCAGAAGAATTGCCGGTGGCGAGTACAGAACTGGAAATAACCGACATGTACTATCCCTTTGAGCAAAAGGTAGTAGAAGAGTCCGGTAATTTTTCAGAAAAAAGATATGTAGATGCCATTTCAGACGGATTAAAACAAAGTTTAGAAAAATACCCAGAGCTGGTCATCATGGGTCAGGATGTAGCTGATTATGGAGGGGTATTTAAGATTACTGAAGGCTTTGTCGATAAATTCGGTAGAGAAAGGATTAGAAACACCCCGCTATGTGAATCGGCAATCATTGGTATCGGTTTGGGAATGTCCATTAAGAAAAGAAAGTCGTTGGTGGAAATGCAATTTGCTGATTTTGTTACTTGCGGTTTCAATCAGATTGTTAACAACCTCGCAAAATCTCACTACAGATGGCAGCAAAATGCTGATGTTGTGGTTCGAATGCCCACCGGGGCAGGTGTGGCGGCAGGGCCGTTTCATAGCCAATCAAACGAGGCTTGGTTTTTTCATACACCAGGTTTAAAGGTGGTATATCCTTCCAACCCTAAAGATGCTAAAGGGTTACTATGCGCAGCAATAGAAGATCCTAACCCAGTAATTTACTTTGAGCATAAAATGCTTTATCGTTCTCTAACTGATGAGGTTTGTGACGATTATTATACTACTGAAATTGGTAAGGCCAATTTGGTGCAGGAAGGTTCCGATATCTCAATAATCACTTATGGCATGGGCGTGCATTGGGCCAAAGAAATAATGGGAAACAACCCTGAAATTTCAGCTGATATTCTTGACTTAAGATCATTGTTGCCATGGGACAAAGACGCTGTAAGAAAAACTGTTGAAAAAACAGGTCGCGTTCTTATTTTACATGAAGACTGTTTAACCGGAGGAATTGGAGGAGAAATTTCTGCCTGGATTGGTGAACACTGTTTTAACTATTTAGATGCGCCTATTTTAAGAGAAGCAAGCTTAGACACAGCGGTACCATTTTCTCCGCCATTGGAACAAAACTTTTTACCCAAGGGTAGGTTAGCTCAAAAAATTAAAGATTTAGTCGAATTTTAG
- a CDS encoding M16 family metallopeptidase: MINFKEFWLDNGLQVIVHEDPSVQIAVLNLLYKVGSRDEDPTKTGFAHLFEHLMFGGSINVENFDSELQKVGGDNNAFTSPDITNYYITVPHQNIESAFWLESDRMLGLPFSDKVLEVQRSVVIEEFKQRYLNQPYGDLWLKMRPLAYRKHPYRWATIGKEISHIEEATQDDVKAFYNKYYSPNNAVLVVAGNVTFDQVKELSEKWFGDIPSSESIERNYNRESKQNQKRELVVTADVPTDMLTMAFHMPARFDHNYHASDLASDILGREKSSRLYNALVRDNEIFKSIGAYVMGSLDPGLLVISGKLAEGVSTETGESEVWKVINSLKNNGMDHEELNKVKNQAESTLAFGEVELLNRAMNLAYSALSGDTNYCNKEIERIRAVEESDIMEMVNDILHEKNCSVLHYKSTTANEN, translated from the coding sequence ATGATCAATTTCAAAGAATTTTGGCTAGATAATGGACTTCAGGTAATTGTGCATGAAGACCCCAGCGTTCAGATAGCCGTACTTAATTTACTTTACAAGGTTGGTTCCAGAGATGAAGACCCAACAAAAACAGGGTTCGCCCACTTATTTGAGCACCTTATGTTTGGTGGATCAATTAATGTAGAAAATTTTGATAGTGAGCTACAAAAAGTTGGTGGCGATAACAACGCATTCACCAGTCCTGATATCACAAACTATTATATAACTGTACCACACCAAAATATAGAAAGTGCTTTTTGGTTAGAATCCGATCGCATGCTTGGCCTTCCATTTAGTGATAAGGTACTGGAAGTGCAGAGAAGTGTGGTTATTGAAGAGTTTAAACAGCGGTATCTAAACCAGCCTTATGGCGATTTATGGCTTAAAATGAGGCCTTTGGCGTATCGCAAGCACCCTTACAGGTGGGCAACAATAGGTAAGGAAATCAGCCATATTGAAGAAGCTACTCAAGATGATGTGAAAGCTTTCTATAATAAATATTACAGTCCCAATAATGCGGTGCTTGTAGTGGCTGGTAATGTTACATTTGATCAAGTTAAGGAGTTATCAGAAAAGTGGTTTGGGGATATTCCTAGCAGTGAGTCGATTGAAAGAAATTACAACAGAGAATCGAAGCAAAATCAAAAGCGAGAGTTGGTGGTTACCGCTGATGTGCCCACCGATATGTTAACGATGGCCTTTCATATGCCAGCTCGTTTTGATCATAACTATCATGCTTCAGATCTGGCAAGTGATATTTTAGGTAGAGAAAAATCATCACGTTTATACAATGCTTTAGTTAGAGATAATGAAATATTTAAAAGTATTGGAGCTTATGTCATGGGCTCTCTAGACCCCGGATTGTTGGTTATAAGTGGAAAGTTAGCCGAAGGTGTTTCAACTGAAACAGGGGAAAGTGAAGTATGGAAAGTAATTAACTCACTAAAAAATAACGGCATGGATCATGAAGAACTCAATAAAGTTAAAAATCAGGCAGAGTCAACTTTAGCATTTGGCGAAGTGGAATTATTGAATAGAGCCATGAACCTGGCTTACTCAGCCCTTTCAGGAGACACCAATTATTGTAATAAAGAAATCGAAAGAATCAGGGCAGTAGAGGAATCTGACATCATGGAAATGGTGAATGATATTCTGCATGAAAAGAATTGTTCTGTACTACACTATAAATCAACAACTGCAAATGAAAATTAG
- the ispF gene encoding 2-C-methyl-D-erythritol 2,4-cyclodiphosphate synthase, which produces MKIRTGLGYDVHQLVDGKDFWLGGIKIEHTKGAVGHSDADVLIHVICDALLGAANMRDIGYHFADTDPAFKGIDSKILLRDVMKLIRTKGWEIGNIDSTICLQRPKINPYIPEMKKCLAEVMGIDEEDVSIKATTTEKLGFVGKEEGVAAFATVLITK; this is translated from the coding sequence ATGAAAATTAGAACGGGACTTGGGTACGATGTACACCAATTGGTTGATGGCAAGGACTTCTGGTTGGGCGGCATTAAAATTGAGCACACTAAGGGCGCAGTTGGCCATTCAGATGCCGATGTTTTAATTCACGTAATTTGTGATGCTTTATTAGGTGCAGCCAACATGCGCGATATTGGATACCATTTTGCAGATACTGATCCAGCCTTTAAAGGCATTGACAGCAAAATTCTTCTGAGAGATGTAATGAAGCTGATTAGAACTAAGGGTTGGGAAATAGGAAATATCGATAGTACCATTTGTTTGCAAAGGCCTAAAATAAATCCTTACATCCCCGAAATGAAAAAATGCTTGGCGGAAGTAATGGGCATTGATGAAGAAGATGTTTCAATTAAGGCAACTACTACTGAAAAACTCGGTTTCGTTGGTAAAGAAGAGGGAGTTGCAGCTTTTGCAACAGTACTGATCACTAAATGA
- the mnmD gene encoding tRNA (5-methylaminomethyl-2-thiouridine)(34)-methyltransferase MnmD produces MSNDHLKIITTEDGSHSLYNKELNETYHSFHGALQESRHVFIENGLRFWHSENSQVKKVKIFELGFGTGLNALLSLEYGIKNNIEIEFMSIEAYPLDKEQYEILNYSNLVADGSLTDFFNDMHEIPWNSQVPIHEKFLLEKIHDKIELIDLRNQKFDIVFYDAFAPSKQPQLWEIPQIEKVVNSLKKGGVFVTYCAQGQLKRNLKSLGLEVNTLPGPPGKKEMVMAIK; encoded by the coding sequence ATGAGTAATGATCATCTAAAAATAATTACCACTGAAGATGGATCGCATTCTTTGTACAACAAAGAATTAAATGAGACATACCATTCATTTCATGGTGCACTGCAAGAATCTCGTCACGTTTTCATTGAAAATGGCTTACGATTCTGGCACTCTGAAAATTCTCAAGTCAAGAAAGTCAAGATTTTTGAGCTAGGATTTGGCACAGGTTTAAATGCACTTTTATCTCTCGAATATGGGATCAAAAATAATATTGAGATCGAATTTATGTCGATTGAAGCATACCCATTGGACAAGGAGCAGTATGAAATACTCAACTATTCTAATTTAGTTGCTGACGGTTCACTGACTGATTTTTTCAATGATATGCATGAGATACCGTGGAACTCGCAAGTTCCTATACACGAAAAGTTTCTTCTAGAGAAAATACATGATAAAATCGAGTTGATTGACTTAAGAAATCAGAAGTTTGATATAGTTTTTTACGATGCATTTGCACCCAGCAAACAACCGCAATTATGGGAAATACCCCAAATTGAGAAAGTAGTTAATTCTTTGAAGAAGGGTGGTGTATTCGTCACCTATTGTGCTCAGGGTCAGCTTAAAAGAAACCTCAAATCATTAGGCCTTGAAGTTAATACTTTGCCCGGTCCTCCCGGCAAAAAGGAGATGGTGATGGCCATTAAGTAG